A single region of the Maylandia zebra isolate NMK-2024a linkage group LG17, Mzebra_GT3a, whole genome shotgun sequence genome encodes:
- the LOC112436216 gene encoding uncharacterized protein LOC112436216, whose amino-acid sequence MRRKRSSRSIFRDPYDVIERQRREGRPRVIQLESLTRRSRTLTQLFQGTLQTLLLASARDDVNAKLESITGQLQLLVSEWEGFEAQREELVVWLADMDVRLSEVDQLTGNTSEKLKQLQEKHGTSEGCRHWVCVDTREWRTRSTDFLGRHDTGEHGDLLLLFYSM is encoded by the exons atgaggaggaagagaagcagcaggagcatctttagggatccctatgatgtcattgag aggcagcggcgagaggggagacctcgggtcatccagctggagagcctgaccaggaggagtcgaacattaactcagctcttccagggcaccctgcagactctgctgcTGGCATCGGCGAGGGATGACGTGAACGCcaaactggagtccatcacaggtcaactgcag ctccttgtctcagagtgggagggatttgaagcacaaagggaggaacttgtcgtttggttggctgatatggatgtccgcctgagtgaggttgaccagctgacaggaaacaccagtgaaaaactgaaacaactgcag GAGAAGCATGGAACATCGGAGGGCTGCAGGCACTGGGTGTGTGTGGACACACGAGAGTGGAGAACACGGAGCACGGACTTTTTGGgaagacacgacacgggagaGCACGGGGATTTACTgttattgttttattcaatgtaa